The Rhizobium sp. CCGE531 genomic sequence ACCCCACACATCGAAGAATTCCAGGAGCTGGCGGCGCGCGCCGTCATCGTCGAAGCCGCGATCTCTCCGCATGATGGTCAGAAGGTGATCTGCCGCCTCCTCGCGCTTGCCTTCGACATTGCGGATCTTGGCGAGCTTGACGCGCTGCTCGTGATTGTCGGGATTGGCGGTGAGTTCCTGCTCGATCGCAACGGGATCGCCGAGCTTGCGGGCCTCGTCGATCTGGTCGAGCTTCTTGACCACGGCCTGGATGCCGGCATCATTGGCGAGCGTCTCCGGCAGATCGGCAAGCGCCTCGCGAGCGCGCTGGCTCTGGCCAGCGGCGATCATGCATTCCGCCATGCCGGCAAGCGCCTTGGCATTTTCCGGATCGGCCTGCAGCACGGCGCCGAAGAGTTCGGCCGCGCCGTTGACGTCGCCGTCGGCGAGCAGGCCGCTCGCTTGTTCGAGAACGGCGGCAATCTCCGCCGCCTGATCGTCGGCACCACCCTCGGGACCGCCGAGACGATCGATGAACTGGCGGACCTGGCTTTCGGGAACCGCGCCCATGAAGCCGTCGGCCGGACGGCCATCGACGAAGGCGATGACAGCCGGGATCGACTGGATGCCGAGCTGGCCGGCGATCGACGGGTGGTCGTCGATGTTCATCTTGACCAGCTTGACGCGGCCCTGGGCTTCGGTGACGACTTTTTCGAGGACCGGCGTCAGCTGCTTGCACGGACCGCACCAGGGCGCCCAGAAATCGACGAGCACCGGCTGCTTGCGCGACTCTTCGATAACGTCCTTGGCGAAGGTCGCCGTCGTCGTGTCCTTGATCGGCGAAGCGCCGCCTGCGGCAGGCGCGCCGCCGTAGGATGCCGTGGCCGACATCTGTCCGCCGAAGGAAGCGTTATAGGGGTTGTTCGGACCGCT encodes the following:
- the trxA gene encoding thioredoxin, coding for MSGPNNPYNASFGGQMSATASYGGAPAAGGASPIKDTTTATFAKDVIEESRKQPVLVDFWAPWCGPCKQLTPVLEKVVTEAQGRVKLVKMNIDDHPSIAGQLGIQSIPAVIAFVDGRPADGFMGAVPESQVRQFIDRLGGPEGGADDQAAEIAAVLEQASGLLADGDVNGAAELFGAVLQADPENAKALAGMAECMIAAGQSQRAREALADLPETLANDAGIQAVVKKLDQIDEARKLGDPVAIEQELTANPDNHEQRVKLAKIRNVEGKREEAADHLLTIMRRDRGFDDDGARRQLLEFFDVWGPKDPATIAARRKLSSILFS